In Horticoccus luteus, the following proteins share a genomic window:
- a CDS encoding D-2-hydroxyacid dehydrogenase, protein MSLPSLVVLDGYTLNPGDLSWAPLEALAACTIHDRTPTEEIVTRGAKAELLLTNKTPLSAATLAQLPALRYIGVLATGYNIIDVAAARARGVTVCNVPTYGTRSVAQHVFALLLELTQHVGLHAATVREGRWARSADFSYWDTPLIELEGLTLGLIGAGRIGQTVADLGRAFGMRVQFATRAGGAAELAHVLRTSDVVSLHCPLTDATRNLINADSLRLLKPGAFLINTSRGPLIDEPALAAALNAGQLAGAALDVLATEPPPAAHPLYTARNCLITPHLAWATTAARTRLMHVATENVRAFLTGAPVNVVN, encoded by the coding sequence ATGAGTCTTCCTTCGCTTGTGGTGCTCGACGGCTACACCCTGAATCCTGGCGACCTCTCCTGGGCGCCCCTCGAGGCGCTCGCTGCTTGCACGATCCACGACCGCACTCCCACCGAAGAGATCGTCACCCGCGGCGCAAAGGCCGAACTGCTGCTCACCAACAAGACTCCGCTCTCCGCGGCTACGCTCGCGCAACTCCCCGCCTTGCGCTACATCGGCGTGCTCGCCACCGGCTACAACATCATCGATGTCGCCGCGGCCCGCGCGCGCGGCGTCACCGTCTGCAACGTCCCCACCTACGGCACACGCTCCGTCGCGCAGCACGTTTTCGCCCTGTTGCTCGAGCTCACGCAACACGTCGGCCTCCACGCCGCCACCGTGCGCGAAGGCCGCTGGGCGCGCTCCGCGGATTTTTCCTACTGGGACACGCCGCTCATCGAACTCGAAGGCCTCACGCTCGGCCTCATCGGCGCCGGCCGCATCGGCCAGACTGTCGCGGATCTCGGCCGCGCGTTCGGCATGCGTGTGCAATTCGCCACGCGCGCCGGCGGCGCCGCCGAACTCGCCCACGTGTTGCGCACGAGCGATGTGGTTTCTCTCCACTGCCCGCTCACCGACGCCACCCGCAACCTCATCAACGCCGACTCCCTGCGCCTCCTGAAGCCCGGCGCGTTTTTGATCAACACGAGCCGCGGGCCGTTGATCGACGAACCCGCCCTCGCCGCCGCGCTCAACGCCGGCCAGCTCGCTGGCGCCGCGCTCGACGTCCTCGCCACCGAGCCCCCGCCCGCCGCGCATCCGCTATACACGGCGCGCAACTGTCTCATCACGCCGCACCTCGCGTGGGCCACCACTGCCGCCCGCACGCGTCTCATGCACGTGGCCACCGAAAACGTCCGCGCGTTTCTCACCGGCGCGCCCGTCAACGTCGTCAACTGA
- a CDS encoding DUF883 family protein, translating into MEEAYGQMARDRVLADLRALAGDAEALLKATTGDAGDKAKEIRGRLAAAIERAKGTYTDLQAQGIESAKEAARKADRTIRNHPYESIAIALGVGVLLGVLLRRK; encoded by the coding sequence ATGGAAGAGGCTTACGGTCAGATGGCGCGCGATCGCGTGCTGGCGGATTTGCGGGCGCTCGCCGGTGACGCGGAAGCCTTGCTCAAGGCCACCACCGGCGATGCCGGCGACAAAGCGAAGGAAATTCGCGGGCGCTTGGCGGCGGCGATCGAAAGGGCCAAGGGCACTTACACGGACTTGCAGGCGCAAGGCATCGAATCCGCGAAGGAAGCGGCGCGGAAGGCGGACCGCACGATTCGCAATCACCCGTATGAGTCGATCGCGATTGCGCTCGGGGTGGGCGTGTTGCTCGGGGTGTTGCTGCGGCGGAAATAA
- a CDS encoding S24/S26 family peptidase, producing MKAYFPRSLFRFQVLLALVMLAGALMGGGCATYSPEKNLSLLLESAPVPRLVPAGKEFATADRVAKPAAGDVAFAGVGESMEPMYAPGTAIIARKCAFNELRAGMAVVYLNTDGHYVAHMLLENTRRGWTAIGVNNADPDADLVTPWNLVGVVREAFVANTAKLNPMVAAKISLRDSLEHGVYAMAAE from the coding sequence ATGAAAGCCTACTTCCCGCGTTCGCTGTTTCGGTTTCAGGTGCTGCTGGCGCTGGTGATGCTCGCCGGTGCGCTCATGGGGGGTGGTTGTGCGACTTATTCGCCGGAGAAGAATCTTTCGTTGCTGCTGGAGTCAGCGCCCGTGCCGCGGCTGGTGCCGGCGGGCAAAGAGTTCGCGACGGCGGATCGCGTGGCGAAGCCGGCGGCGGGGGACGTGGCGTTTGCGGGCGTGGGCGAATCGATGGAGCCCATGTATGCGCCGGGCACGGCGATTATCGCGCGCAAATGCGCGTTCAATGAGCTGCGTGCGGGCATGGCGGTGGTGTATCTCAACACGGACGGCCACTACGTCGCCCATATGCTGCTGGAAAACACCCGCCGCGGTTGGACGGCGATCGGCGTCAATAATGCGGATCCGGATGCGGATCTGGTTACGCCGTGGAATTTGGTGGGCGTGGTGCGGGAGGCTTTCGTGGCGAATACAGCGAAGCTTAACCCGATGGTGGCGGCGAAAATCTCGTTGCGCGACAGCTTGGAGCACGGCGTTTACGCGATGGCGGCGGAGTAG
- a CDS encoding glycoside hydrolase family 15 protein, with the protein MKLESYGFIGDTHTGALVGLNGSIDWLCLPRFDAPACFAALLGTEENGCWRIAPADQEATSKHRYRQDTMILETEFETKEGVVRVVDCMPPRGNFREVVRLVEGVKGEVAMEMKLIIRTDYGRTVPWVRHGDGGLLAIAGPDALVLRASVRTQGEGLTTVARFKVKAGERQTLVLSWHRSHETSPDPIDALRAVEHTEYFWREWAARCTYRGEWREQVVRSLLTLKALTYKLTGGIVAALTTSLPEEIGGVRNWDYRYCWLRDATFSLYSFMEAGYTEEASAWGDWLLRAVAGDPSQLQIMYGAAGERMLTEVELKHLAGYENSRPVRLGNAASEQFQLDVYGEVVDAMHLARNVGIRMGGDAWKLQRHLIDFVVRHWAEPDEGIWEIRGPRRHFTHSKVMAWVAMDRAVKAVEEYGFEGDLELWRDVRQRIFDDVCAKGFSEKHGAFTQYYGSDRLDASVLMIPLVGFLPATDPRVQGTVEAIQKHLMRDGLVYRYHPDASGDVDGLPPGEGAFLPCSFWLVDCLCLLDRRGEARKLFCHLMSLSNEIGLLAEEYNPHLKRMVGNFPQAFSHVGLVNSAQNLSEDFRPAEHRSAQTEEERDRQKPATAEASTGDESAAPGRRMEQ; encoded by the coding sequence ATGAAACTCGAAAGCTACGGATTTATTGGAGACACCCACACGGGCGCATTGGTCGGCTTGAACGGCTCGATCGACTGGCTGTGTCTGCCGCGCTTCGACGCGCCGGCATGTTTCGCGGCGCTTTTGGGCACGGAGGAAAATGGCTGCTGGCGGATTGCGCCGGCGGACCAGGAGGCGACGTCGAAGCATCGTTACCGGCAGGACACGATGATTCTGGAAACGGAATTTGAGACGAAGGAAGGCGTGGTGCGCGTCGTGGACTGCATGCCGCCGCGGGGGAATTTCCGCGAAGTAGTGCGGCTGGTGGAAGGCGTGAAAGGCGAGGTGGCGATGGAGATGAAGCTCATCATCCGCACCGATTATGGGCGGACGGTGCCCTGGGTGCGGCACGGCGACGGCGGGCTGCTCGCGATCGCGGGACCGGATGCGCTGGTGTTGCGCGCGAGTGTGCGGACGCAGGGGGAAGGGCTGACGACGGTGGCGCGTTTCAAAGTGAAGGCGGGCGAGCGGCAGACTCTCGTGTTGAGCTGGCATCGTTCGCACGAGACCTCGCCGGATCCGATCGACGCGTTGCGGGCGGTGGAGCACACGGAATATTTTTGGCGCGAGTGGGCGGCGCGGTGCACGTATCGCGGGGAGTGGCGCGAGCAAGTGGTGCGTTCGCTGCTCACGTTGAAGGCACTGACCTACAAGCTGACGGGCGGCATCGTGGCGGCGCTGACGACGTCGTTGCCGGAGGAGATCGGCGGCGTGCGCAACTGGGATTATCGTTACTGCTGGCTGCGCGATGCGACGTTCTCGCTCTATTCGTTCATGGAGGCGGGTTACACGGAGGAGGCGTCGGCGTGGGGCGACTGGCTGCTGCGCGCGGTGGCGGGTGATCCGTCGCAGTTGCAGATCATGTATGGCGCGGCGGGCGAGCGGATGTTGACGGAAGTGGAGTTGAAGCACCTCGCCGGCTACGAAAACTCGCGGCCGGTGCGGCTCGGGAATGCGGCGTCGGAGCAGTTCCAACTCGACGTGTATGGCGAAGTGGTCGACGCGATGCATCTGGCGCGGAACGTGGGGATCCGCATGGGCGGGGACGCGTGGAAATTACAGCGGCATCTGATCGACTTCGTGGTGCGGCACTGGGCGGAACCCGACGAAGGCATTTGGGAAATTCGCGGACCGCGGCGGCATTTTACGCACTCGAAAGTGATGGCGTGGGTCGCGATGGACCGCGCGGTGAAGGCGGTCGAGGAATATGGCTTCGAGGGCGATCTGGAACTGTGGCGCGACGTGCGGCAGCGGATTTTTGACGATGTCTGCGCGAAAGGCTTCAGCGAGAAGCACGGGGCATTTACGCAGTATTACGGCAGCGACCGGCTGGACGCGAGTGTGCTGATGATTCCGCTGGTCGGCTTTTTGCCGGCGACGGATCCGCGGGTGCAGGGCACGGTGGAAGCGATCCAAAAGCATTTGATGCGCGACGGCCTCGTGTATCGGTATCACCCGGACGCTTCGGGCGACGTGGACGGCTTGCCGCCGGGCGAGGGGGCGTTTTTGCCGTGCTCGTTCTGGCTCGTGGACTGTCTCTGTCTGCTGGATCGCCGGGGTGAAGCGCGGAAGTTGTTTTGTCACCTGATGAGTCTGAGCAATGAAATCGGGTTGCTCGCGGAGGAATATAATCCGCACCTGAAGCGGATGGTGGGCAATTTTCCGCAGGCGTTTTCGCACGTCGGTCTGGTGAACTCGGCGCAAAATCTCTCCGAGGATTTCCGGCCGGCGGAGCATCGCAGCGCGCAGACAGAGGAAGAGCGCGACCGCCAGAAGCCAGCGACGGCGGAAGCGTCGACGGGTGATGAATCCGCCGCGCCAGGGCGGCGGATGGAGCAGTGA